The Thermococcus peptonophilus genomic sequence GTGACCTCGATTGCCGTGTTCCCGAGGGTTACGCCAACGAACACCGCCGCGGAGAACCCCTTTCCAAAGAGGTACACAGTGGCAAAGCCCAGTATGAATGAGAAAGCAACCCCGAGAACGGCCACGAACGTGGCTTTCTTCGTGTTCTGGGCTATTGCAGAGAAGTTGCTGGTCAGTCCCATGTAGAGCATCATCATTATAAGTCCGAACTGGGCCAGTACCTCAATTTCTTCTCCCTGTTTTACGATTCCAAGTGCAAACGGCCCGAGGAGAATGCCCGTTATAACGTGGGCGATGATCGGGTGTATCTCCGCCCTCTCAAAGACCCATTCTATGCTCTTTGCCACAACTAGAAGGATTGCAAGGTAGCCGAGGAACTCCACGTCATCCCCTCCTTGCGAGAAGAGTACCTATTATCCACAGAACCATCAGGAGCACCGCCAGAATCATGGCCAGGGTGACGCCTCTCCCAGTCCCAAAGACTATTGGAATGGGGCCTATCATTATGACCCCACCGCCCTCAACGTCCGTCTCACCGCTGAAGGCGGATAGCAGAGTCCCGATGAACACTAGGATGAACCCCAGAAATATCAGGGCTATCCCCGCCAGTACGAGTTCTTCGCCTCTCATCAATCCAGAACTCGTTTGTCGTCTTTAAAAGCTTTGCATTATCCTTTAAAAGCCCCAGAGGAATAATATCAATATGCTGGTAATCACCGACCTCGATGATACCCTCTGCAACACGTGGGCGGCGGGAAAAAAGGCCCTCCTTAGGACGCTTCTGTTCCTGTTCAGGAGAAGAAAGCTCCGGGCCATAGCGTACTTCCTGCTAAAAAAGTACCGTCGTTTTGAAAGCTCTGAGGCAGTCCACCTGATGGATTTGGATGAGCTTGTTGAAACCGTCTTTAGGGACGTTTACCCAGATGCTTCTGACGATGAAATCGGGGAAGTTGTGTCCTTTGTTGAGCGCACATTCTTTGACCATCTCAGTCTTTTCCCCGATGCCCTGCCGTTTCTCTCCGGTCTGAAGGAACTCGGAGCAAAAATCGTCCTCGTGACAGACTCATCAACTGAGTGGCAGAGGAAAAAACTTGAACTCCTCGGTATCTCCAAGTACTTTGATGGAATCATAATAAGCGGTGAAACCGGCCACAGCAAGCTCGAGGACTACAACTTCAGGCTTGCCCTTCAAAAGTTTCCCTCCAGCGAGGTCTACGTTGTTGGTGACCGTGACGAGACTGACATGCGCGGAGGTAGGGCGATTGGGGCCACTACCATACTGGTTCGCAGGGGCTACTTTAAGTCCCGAAAAGTCAGGTTCGCTGATTACGTTGTGAACAGCCTTCTTGAGGCCCTGGAGGTGATAGAGCGTGAGCATAAGAAGCGAGCTGAAGCGTAAGGCGCTCCATCTCACTGGACTTACGGTGCCTGCCATTTATCTCTGCTGTGGCAAGACCACAACGCTTGTTTTCATAGGTTTTGCTTTTGTTCTCTTCGTCGTGCTTGAGCCATTCAGGATAATTGAAGAATGGAGGGATAGGATAAAGTACCGCCTTCTGAATATGTATCCTTCCCCCGAGCTGGGCAGGGGAATTGAGCTTATAGAAAACCATATTGAGGCTATAACGAGACCCCATGAGCGTGAGAGGGTTGCGGCTCACATTTACTTTGCGGCCGCTTCGTTCATAGTTGTGTATTTCTTCCCGATGAAGGTGGCGGTGGGCGCCATAACCGTTGCAACTCTGGGGGATGCCCTGGCCGCTATAATCGGTAAAAGCCTCGGGAGGCACCGCTTCTCAAATGGTAAGAGCCTTGAGGGGAGCTTGGCATACTTCGTTACAGCCCTGCTGGTTTTAATCCCTCTTGTGGGGTTTGCTCCCGCTTTAATTGGTGCGGCCGTCGGCACTATTGTGGAGTTCTACAACGTTCCACCCGATGATAACTTTTCAAACCAGCTGGCCGTTGCAGTTGCAGTGTATTTGGCATCGGTGGTAGTTTGATTCACCGGGAGAAAAGCGAAAAGGAAGAAAAGGAAGGCTTCAGGTTATGGAGACCGAGGCGAACTCGGTAAACGTGTCCTCG encodes the following:
- a CDS encoding HAD family hydrolase: MLVITDLDDTLCNTWAAGKKALLRTLLFLFRRRKLRAIAYFLLKKYRRFESSEAVHLMDLDELVETVFRDVYPDASDDEIGEVVSFVERTFFDHLSLFPDALPFLSGLKELGAKIVLVTDSSTEWQRKKLELLGISKYFDGIIISGETGHSKLEDYNFRLALQKFPSSEVYVVGDRDETDMRGGRAIGATTILVRRGYFKSRKVRFADYVVNSLLEALEVIEREHKKRAEA
- a CDS encoding TIGR00304 family membrane protein translates to MRGEELVLAGIALIFLGFILVFIGTLLSAFSGETDVEGGGVIMIGPIPIVFGTGRGVTLAMILAVLLMVLWIIGTLLARRG
- a CDS encoding diacylglycerol/polyprenol kinase family protein produces the protein MSIRSELKRKALHLTGLTVPAIYLCCGKTTTLVFIGFAFVLFVVLEPFRIIEEWRDRIKYRLLNMYPSPELGRGIELIENHIEAITRPHERERVAAHIYFAAASFIVVYFFPMKVAVGAITVATLGDALAAIIGKSLGRHRFSNGKSLEGSLAYFVTALLVLIPLVGFAPALIGAAVGTIVEFYNVPPDDNFSNQLAVAVAVYLASVVV